In the genome of Telluria mixta, the window TCTTCCAGCCGCCCTGCGGCCGCCGCGCATTGTTGGACGCGGCCGCGTTGCCCAGGTTGAGCATCGCGTAGGCTTTCACGTCCTCGCCGGCATCCCCCTGCACGAGGTGCTGGCCCAGCAGCATTTCGCCGTAGACGCCGCATTCGTTACCCAGCCGGTACTTGGCCCCGGCGCCGGCGAGGCCGAAGCAGGTCTGGCCGCCGCCTTCGGAATTCGCGGCCGCGTTGGCCCGCAGGTAGTTCTGGACGTCCACGGCGGACGCAGGGAAGCAAAACGCGAGCGCGAGCAGCGCCGGCGCGATGGTTGGCATGCGCATGGTATCTCCTTTTATATTTTTTTAGGCAAAGCGGATCCCGTCCGGCCGCGGCGCAATGCCGCGGCAGGTCAATGGAACAGGATCGGATGTCGGGTCAGTCGAGCAGGGTTGCGACTTCTTGTGCCGTGGGCGCATACGGCCCGGCATGCATGGCGGCCGTGGCGGCCGCCGCGGCGATGCGCGCGAGCTGGCGCGGCGCGGGCATCTCCGGATGCAGCAGCAGGCCGGTGATCCAGGCGGCCATCGACGCATCGCCGCAGCCGACGGTGTCGACGACGTCCACGCGGCGCGCGGGCGCGTCGAGCACGTGGTCACCGCGGATCAGAGAAAGACCATCGGCCCCGCGCGTAAAGAGGATCTCGGCATCGGGCGCCAGCGCGCGCAGTGCGGCCAGCGCCTCGCGCTGCGCGAGGCCCGGGAACAGGCCTTCCAGGTCTTCGTCGGACACCTTGATGTGGCTGGCGAGACCCGCGATCAGTTCGAACGTGGGCCGGTACGCCGCGTCGCGCATCGCGTTGCGGAAGTTCGGATCGAAGGCGATGCGCCTGCCGGCTTGGCGCGCCATCAGCGCCTGCTCCACGAGCCGGCGCGCCAGCGGTCCGCGCGCCAGCGCGAGGCTGCCCATGTGGATCACGTCGGCCGCTTCCAGCCAGCCGTCGGGCAGCAGCTCGGGGCGGAAGTGCAGGTCCGCGCTGTTCTCGCCGAGGAAGACGTACCGGGGCGGATGACGCGACGTCACCATCGCGATGAACGGCGGCGCGTCCACACGCTGCAGGAAGCGTTCGTCCAGGCCGGCCGCGCGGCTGGCGTCCGCGATCTCGTCGCCGAAGGCGTCCATGCTGACGGCGCCCGCATACCCCGTGGGCACGCCGAGCCTTGCGCCGACGCGCGCCACGTTCCAGCACGAGCCGCCGGGCAGCGAGCGCCACGTGCCGTCGTCCTGGCGGATCATGTCGGTGAGCGCTTCGCCGAAGACCACGTAGCGGGGGAGTCGTTGTGCTTGCATGTCAGTTCGCCTGTTGTTGATAACGCCATTTGTCGAGCATCACGGCGAGCACGATGACCGTGCCCTTCGCCACGTACTGCCAGAACGACGACAGGCCGAGGATCGTGAGACCGTTGTTGAGGAGGCCGATGATCAACGCACCCGTGACGGTGCCCCAGATCGTGCCCACGCCGCCCATCAGGCTCGTGCCGCCGAGGACCACCGCGGCGATCGCATCGAGCTCGTAGCCGGAGCCCCAGTTGCCGTTCGCGCCGTACAGGCGGCTGGCCGACATCGCACCCGCGGTGCCCGCGCACAGGCCGGAGAACGCGTAGACGAAGACGAGGACGAGGCCGACCTTGATGCCCGTGAGCCGCGCCGCCTGCGGATTGCCGCCGACCGCGTACACGTGCATGCCCAGCACGGTGCGGCGCAGGATGAACCACGCGGCCAGCACGAGGGCAGCAGCGACCCACACGAGCCATGGCAGGCCGGCGAACGACTCGTTGCCGATCCATTCGAACGTCGGGATCTCGCGGTTCAGGATCGTGGTGCCGTCTGCGAGCAGGTAGGCGGTGCCGCGCAGCGCCGTCATCGTGCCGAGCGTGACGACGAACGGATTGATCTTGAAGACGGCAACGAGCGTGCCGTTGAGCAGGCCCATGCCGAGGCCCGCCAGCAGGAAGATCGGCAGCGACAGCGCCGGCGCGTGACCGGGCAGCGACGCGATCATGCCCAGCACCGCGGACACCGCCAGCACGGAGCCGACGGACAGGTCGATGCCGCCCGTGAGGATCACGAACGTCATGCCGGTCGCGAGCACGAGGTTGATGGAACTCTGGCGCAGCACGTTCATCGTGTTGGCCGTCGTCGCGAAATTCGAGACGCCGTCTTCGGCGAAGTACCCGGTCAGGAAGTAGAACACGATGTACAGCGCGACGAGCACGGGCAGCATGCCCATCGTCGCGAACATGCGCGAGAACGCCTGACCGATGCCGCCGTGTGCGGCCGCACCCGGCGCGGTGGGAAGGGATGATTTCAGAGTCTGCATGATGATGTCTCCTATGCGGCCTGGGCCTGGGTGGCCAGTGCCATGATGTTTTCCTGGGTGATGCGTGCGCCGGCGAGCTCTCCGGACAGCCAGCCTTCGCGCATGACGAGCACGCGGTCGCACACGCCGATGATTTCCGCCAGCTCGCTCGAGATGCACAGCACGGCCACGCCGGCATCCGCCAGCTCGTGGATGATCCGGTAGATCTCGTGCTTGGCGCCGATGTCGACGCCGCGCGTCGGCTCGTCGAGGATCAGCACGCGCGGCCTGATTTCCAGCCAGCGCGCGAGAAGCAGCTTTTGCTGGTTGCCGCCCGAGAGGCCGCCGATGATGCCGTCCGGCCCCGCGCCGCGCGCGGACAGTCGTTGAATCGCGTCACGCGTCACCTGCAGCAACTCGCCGCGCCGCAGCACGCCGCAGCTTGCATGCTTGCCGAGGACGTTCATCGTCACGTTCGCCAGCAGCGACTGCTGCAGGAACAGGCCCTGCCCCTTGCGGTCTTCCGGCACGTAGGCGATGCCGAGGCGGATCGCATCGCCCGGCGTGCGGATCGCGACCGGCTTGCCATCGACTTCGATCGCGCCGCCGGACAGAGGGTCCGCGCCGAAGACCAGCCGCGCCAGTTCCGTGCGGCCCGCGCCGACGAGGCCCGCGAGGCCGACGATCTCGCCGGCGCGCACGTCCAGCGATACCGGATGCACCTTGGCGCCGTGCACATCGTTCAGCTTCAGGCGCACGGGGCCGGGCACGCGCCGCTGCGTGTGTTCATAAAAGCCGCCGATCTCACGGCCGACCATCATGCGCACGACCGTGTCGGGCGTCGCTTCGTCGCGCGTCAGCTCGCCGATCCACGTGCCGTCGCGCAGGATGGTCACGCGGTCGGCCAGCATGCGCACTTCGGCCATGCGGTGGCTGATGTAGATGATCGCGATGCCGCGTGCGCGCAGGGCCCGCATCACGTCGAACAGGCGCTCCGTCTCGCGCTCGGACAACGCGGCCGTCGGCTCGTCCATGATCAGCACGCGGCTGTCGTGCACGAGGGCGCGGGCGATTTCCACCTGCTGCTGGTCGGCGATCGACAGGCCGCTCGCCATGCGGTTCGGCGCGAACGTGGCGCCGAGACTTTTCAATACCTCGGCCGCGCGCCGGTTCATCTGCGCCGTGTCGACGATGCCGAAGCGCCCGCGCGGTTCCGCGCCCATGAAGATGTTCTGCGCAACGGTCAGATTGGCCGCGACGGACAGCTCCTGGTAGATCAGGTTGATGCCGCAGGCGCGCGCGTCGGCCGGACACCCGATGCGCACAGGCTTCCCGCCCACGCGGATCTCGCCGGCATCCGGCTGGTACACGCCGGCGAGGATTTTCATGAGGGTGCTCTTGCCGGCACCGTTTTCTCCCATCAGCGCGTGGATCTCGCCGGGGCGGATGGTCAGTTGCACGCCGTCCAGCACCGTGACGGCGCCGAACCGCTTGCGGATGCCGGATACCTCCAGCACCGCTTGTGGATCTCGTGTTGCCATTGTCTCCTCCGGGTTCGGGGGTGTTTAGTGGCTGGCCCAGCCTTTGTAGGCCAGCACGTTCTGCTTGGTGATCGCAGGGGTCGGAATCAGCACGACCGGGTTCGCGGGACGCTTGCCGTTCATGATCCCGTAGCCGATGTCGACGGCCAGCGTGGCCATCTTGTAGGGGTCTTGTGCGGTGGTGACGGCGAAGATGCTGTTCTTCGATTTGAGGGCCGCTTCCGCATCCGGCGCGCCGTCGACCGACGCCACCATCTGCACGTCGGGCCGGCCCGCCTGCTTGACCGCGAGTTCGGCACCGATCGCGGACGGGTCGTTGATCGCGAAGACGGCGTCGATGCGGCGGTGCGCGATCAACAGGTTCGTCATCACTTCCATGCCGCCATCGAGGCTGCCCTTCGCGTCCTGGTTGTCGGACACGACGCGGATGCCGGTGCCCGCGAACGCCTGCTTGCAGCCCGCCACGCGCGCGATCACGGCGGTGACGGGCGGACCGTTGACGATCACGACGTTCCCCTTGCCGTGCAGGCGCTCCACGATGCGCTTGCAGGATTCGGTACCGGCCATCGTGTTGTCGGACATGATCGTCGCATCCGCATTGTCGGCGCCGACGTCGACGGCCACCACGACGATGCCGGCATCGCGCGCCTTTTGCAGCACGGGCGCGATGCCCTTCGGGTCGGACGCATTGACGATGAGGATGTCGACCTTGTTCGCGATGAAGTTTTCGATCTGGCCGACCTGGGTGTTGAGGTCGTACTTGCTGGAGACGGTCGTCACCTTGACCTTGTCGCCGCCGACCTTTTTCGCGGCATCGGCGGCGCCCTTGCCGATGGCGACAAAATATGGATTGGCGAGGTCGCTGACGGCGACCCCGATGGATTTCAGCGGCCGGGCGGCGTGCGCCAGGCCGGCCAGCGAGAAGGCGAACGCCGCGATGCAGGCGTACACGGCAGGTTTTTTCATGACGGTGTCTCCGAGCTGTTTTTATGGTGCAAGGCTGCGTGATGAAAGAAATTTACACGTGTCGACTTTTTGTCGTCAACAGATTTTTTTACAAATTTTTTAATGGTTGAGTGACCACAACGGCAGATGACCCATAGCGGCAAAACAGGTCAAGCCCTTGGAGAAAGAACGCTCTTATTGCAGGTAAGTATTTTTGCTATGATGGTGACGCGCCGGTCGGCGGGGCGCTTACTTTACACGAGTCAACAAACTAATGAAAACAGCGCAAACTCTCCGTGGTCCCGTAACGATGCACGACGTCGCCGCGCGGGCCGGCGTGTCGCGCGCCACGGTGTCGAAGTATTTCAACGACCGCGAGGGACTGAAAGCCGATACGCGGGCGCGCATCGAACAGGCCTGCCGCGACCTCGAATACGTACCCGATCCGCACGCCGTGAGCCTTGTGCGCGGGCGCTCGCGCATGGTCGGCGTGATCCTGCCGGTGGTGAACGAACCGTTCTTCGCCGAGGCGCTGCGCGCGATCGAGGCGAAGGCCAAGGCGCTGGGCATGGACGTGATCATCCAGTGCTCGTACAACGACCCGGCCGAGGAAGCGGCGGCGCTGATGACGATGCGGTCGATGAAGGTGGCGGGCGTGATCCTGACCGCGGTCGCGTCGACGGCGAACCTGGACCTGCTGCTGCGGCTGGAGCAGGAAATGCGCATCGTCTACATGGACAGCTACGTCCACGAAGACTGCAACTACGTCATGAACGACAACCGCCAAAGCATGGCGATGCTGACCCGCTACCTGCTGGGCCGCGGCCACCGCCCGGCCTACCTGGGCGCGCCGCCCGTCGCGCATCCGTCGCCGGAAGAACGGCTCGCAGGCTACCAGGACGCGATGGCGGAAGCCGGCATGCAGCCGCACCTCGTCCCGGCCAGCACGCAGCCGTCGTGGGATTTCGAAGCGTATGCGTTCCGCCACGTGCTCGACTGGCTCGCGAGCGGCGCCTGGAAGCGCGCCGGCGTCACGGCGCTGGCCTGCGGCACCGACAGGCTCGCGATCGGCGCCATGTCCGCCTGCCGCCGCTTCGGCCTGGAACCGGGCAAGGACCTGGCCATTGTCGGCCACGACGACCTGCCCATTTCCGCCTACCTGTACCCGCCGCTGACCACGTTCCGGCAGGACGTCGCCGCCATCGGCGTCGCGGCGATGGAATGCCTGCAGGCGCAGCTCGACGGCACCGCCACGGCGCCTTACCGCAAGCGGTTTACGGGTGGACTGGTGCCGCGCGAGTCGGCCTGATAACGTTCAACGCTTCGGCCGGAACCATTTGATCGCGGCGCGCGCATTCGCCTTGACCGTGTAATCGATCTTGGCGAACTGCTCTTCCAGCGCCTCGGCGAGTACGCTGCCCGGACTGGGCGGCGGCAGGTGCAGGTGGGCATCCGCCTCGCCATATTCGCGGCGGATCTCCATGCCCGCCTTCTTCGCGATGTGCATCATCGTACGGTTCGACGACAGGCATTGCATGTACAACGTGTCGACGTCGGAATTGCGGCAGTGGATGGCGGCCCGTTCGAACAGCCGCGTGCCGACGCCCTGCCCCCGCGCCGATCTGGAAACGGATACGCCGAACTCGGCCACTTTTTCCTTGTCGGTGTAATGGATGCTGTCCGGATGCGCCTCGCGCGACGTGAACGCGAGGTGGCCCACGCCGACGAGCTGGAACCGCCCGTTGTAGACGCCGAACACGATGTCCTTCGCAAAATCGAGCTTCGCGACATAGGCTTCGACCTGCCCGTCCGGCAGCACGGTGCCGAAGCGCAGCAGGCGGTCGTCGCGGTCGAGGGCCAGGAAGTGGCGCAGGACCCGGCGCCGGTCGCGCTTGCCCAGCGCCTTGACCAGTACGGCCTGGCCCTTCTTCTTGATCAGGTGGTTCAGCCAGCGGCGGAGTGGATTGTCCTGCATGGGGCGCTCTTTGTGCACTGCAACAAGGCCTGGATTTTACCGAATCCGACGATGTCATGCCGAGATGGCATGCCACCCGCGTAAATTCTTGCGCCAATACAACAGAATTTGACAATCTATCGCCGGAAACGAGATACCAACGGTGCGGCGGCATATACTTGATTCCGTAAAGAAACCGAGAGTGCCGCATGTCATTTTTTCGCCAAGCCCTGCCGTGCGTGATGTTCTGGATTGGCATGCTGATGGCCATCTCGTCCACCGCGGCCGCCGCTGATGCATCCTCGGCCTGGCAACCATTTTCTCACGTCTCGTTCAGGCATCACACCGAAGAAGCGCTGCGTTTCGGCACGTCCCTCGCCCAGGATCGCGAAGGCTTCATCTGGCTGGGTACGCAGACCGGCCTGGTGCGCTGGGACGGATTCCGCGTACGGCGCTACGTGGCCGATCCCGCGCGGGAAGGCAGCCTGCCGGACGGTTATATCCAGAGCGTGCACGTGGACACGGGCGGGCGCCTGTGGATCGGTACGAGCGCGGGCGGCCTGGCGCGTTACGACGCGACGCGCGATCGCTTCGCCAGCATCCCGGCAGGCCCGGGCGGCCTGGGCCATGCACGCGTGTCCAGCATCGTCGACGACGGCGCCGGCGGCATCTGGGTCGGCACCGGCGCGGGACTGGAACGCGTCGACGCCGACGGCAAAGTGCACGCCGCCGCCAGCGGCGCCCCGCAACTCGCTGCACCCGCGCTGCCGCCGGACGGAGTGGACGTGCTGCTGCGCGACCGCCAGGGCGGTCTCTGGATCGGCACCCGCGAGGGCCTCTTCTACCGGTCCGGCGACCACGACCGGCTGGAGGTCGTGCACCTGGAGGCGCCGGCGCCGAACGAACCTTCGATCAACGCCCTGTACCAGGACAACGCGGGCCGCGTATGGATCGGCACCCGTACCCACGGCGCCTTCGTCATCGCCGCGCCGGGCGCCACGCCCCGCCCCATCGTGGAAACGGGTACGCAGGCCACCTTGCAGGGCGAACGCGTGTTCACGATCGTGCAAAAGAATGACGATACCGTCTGGCTCGGCACGGAGAGCGGCGGCATCGTCGAGGTCGACGTGCGCCAGGGAACGACGCGGCGCCTGCGCTACCGCGGCGACGTGCCGGACAGCCTGCGCAGCGACGAGATCCTCGCCATGTTGCGCGAGCGCGGCGGCCAGATCTTCATTGCCACAGGGGGCACCCTGAGCCAGCACGATCCCCGCGCGCAAGGCGTCGTGACGGTGCGGACGATCGGCAGCATTACCGGCCTCAACATTTATCATCTGCTGCGCCGCCCGGACGGCAAGGTGTGGCTGAGCGTCCCCGGCGGTGCCGTGAGCATCGTCGACCCGCACACCGGCGCAGTGGCCATGGCGGACACCCTGCCCAAGGGCCGGGTGCTCGCCATGGCGAACGCGCCGGACGGCAGCGTCTACATCGGCACACAGCAGGGCCTGTATCACAGCGACGGCAACGGGCACGCCGTGCGGCGCGTCGAGATTGCCGGACGCCGTCCCGACGCGTCCGTCTGGGCGCTGGCGTGGCACGACGATGTCCTGTGGCTGGGCGGACTGGACGGGGCATGGGCGGTGCGTCCGTCGCCAGCAGGTCCGGCGACGCCGCTGCGCCACGAAGACGACGCGCTGGGCGACCGCCGCGTCACCGCGCTGCTGCCGCTCGCGGACGGTACCGTATGGATCGGCACCCGGCGTGGCGTCGTGCGGCTGGACCGGGACGGCAAGACGGTGGAGCGTCTGCCGACCGACAACGCCGACCGCGCGCGCGCGCCGAACGGCTTCGTGTCCTCCCTTCTCATCGATCACAGGGGCCGCCTGTGGGTGGCCTCGTTCGGCAACGGCATCGCCGTCCTGGACCACACCGATGCCGGCGGACGGCGCTGGTTCCGGCGCCTGACGACGGCCGACGGCCTGCCCGACAACAGCGTCAACATGCTGGTGCAGGACCGTAGCGGACAGATATGGCTGAGCACCGACCTCGGCCTGGCCGGCGTGCATCCCGACACCCTGCAGGTACGCCGGCTGGGCGAGGCCGACGGCGTCCACGTGCCGAGTTACTGGACCAGCTCGGGCGCGCTGGGTGCTGGCGGCGAAGTGCTGTTCGGCGGTTTCACCGGCCTCTCCGTCGTGTTCCCCGACCGGCTGGACACCCGCCGGCCCCTGCCCCCGCTCGCCATCACGCAACTGATGCTCGGCGGACGGGTGATCCGCACGCTGCCGCCGGGCGCATCGGCCGGCGAGCCCCCCACGCTGACCATCGCACCCGCCGATCGCGAACGCGGTTTCGCGGTCGAGTTCGCGGCACTGGATTACATGCCGGCCGAGCACCGCCACTACGCCTACCAGCTCGAAGGCTTCGACACCGCGTGGATCGATGCCGACACGGCCGTGCGCCGCGCCAGCTATAACAACCTGCCGCCGGGCACCTACCGCCTGCGCGTGCGCGCCATCAACGACAGCGACGATGCCGCCACCCTGGAACTGCCGGTCCGCGTGCTGCCCGCCTGGTACCAGTTGAACTGGGTGCGGGCGCTGGGCGTGATCGCCGTGCTGGCCGTCCTCGCCGCCCTGGTGCAGGCGCGGACGTCGTTGCTGCGCCGGCGCCAGCGCGAGCTGGAGGCGGTGGTCGCCAGCCGCACCGCCGAGCTGCGTGCCACCCAGCTGCAGCTGGAAACCATGGCCTACAACGACGCGTTGACGGACCTGCCCAACCGGCGCCGTTTCAATGACGAGCTGCACCGCCTGGCCGCCCTCGGCCGGCGCGGCGGCGACCCGTTCGCCCTGCTCCTGATCGACCTGGACCGCTTCAAGCACATCAACGATACGCTCGGCCATGATGCGGGCGACGCGCTGCTGGTCGCGGCGGCGGAGCGCCTGCGCGCGGCCGTGCGCCAGACCGACTGCGTGGCGCGGCTCGGCGGCGACGAATTCGCCGTCCTGCTGACGCCGGCCAGCGATACCATCGTCGACGACGTGGCCCAGCGCATCGTCGACTCGATGCGCGCGCCGGTCGCGTTCGGTCCCCACGTCATGCACGTCAGCGCCAGCATCGGCGCCGCCGTGGCGTGGCGGGACGGTGTCGATGCGCTGTACAAAAAAGCCGATACGGCGCTCTACCGCGCCAAGGAAGCCGGCCGCGACACGTGGTGCCGGGAAGACATGGCGGCTTAGTTCAGTCGCGTACGTCGCCGAGCGCCGCCTTCACGGCACTTACCCGCGCCGCGTGCACGGCTTCCGGGATCTTTTCGCGATGCTCGGGATAGCGCGCCGCCACCTCGCCCGCGTTCACGGCACGCGCCGCGTCCAGCGCACGCAGCAGGTAAGGCGCCTGCGGATAGTCGCGGCTGCGCATGACGTGATGTTCGTCGCCGCGCCCGCGCGCATCGCATTCGGACGCCAGCAGCATCTGCGCAAAGCGGTCCGGCTTGCGGAACGCGTCGCAGCGTTCGAACAGGGTCACGATCGTGTTCGGCCGCAGCTCGAGCGCGCGGCTCACGTTGCCGTGCTCGCGCGCCGTCATCACGGCTAGGTCGCGGCACTCCGTCGGCACGCGCAGGCGTTTACCCAGTTCCGTGATCAGGCGCGGGCCCATGCCTTCGTGGCCATGGTGCTTCGGCCAATGTTCGGGCGGCGTCATGCCTTTACCCAGGTCGTGCATCAGCGCGGCGAAGCGTACCGGCAGGTCGTAGCCCCGTTCGGCCGCATAGTCGATCACGAGCATCATGTGGACACCGGTATCGACTTCGGGATGGTGCAGCGGCGGTTGCGGCACGCCCCACAACGCGTCCAGCTCGGGCAGGATACGCGCCAGCGCGCCGCAGTCGCGCAGCACGGCCAGCATGCGCGACGGCTTTTGTTCCATCAGCCCGCGCGCGAGTTCCTGCCACACGCGCTCCGGCACGAGCGCATCCACCTCGCCTGCCTCGACCATCTGGCGCATCAGCGCGAGCGTCGTGTCGGCAACCGTAAAATCCGGGAAGCGCGCGGCGAAGCGGGCCAGGCGCAGGATGCGCACCGGGTCTTCGGCAAACGCGGGCGATACGTGGCGGAACACGCGGTCCCGCAAATCCTGCAAGCCGCCGTACGGATCGACGATGGAGCCGTCCTCGGCGCGCGCCATCGCATTGATGGTCAAATCGCGCCGGATCAGGTCGTCTTCCAGCTTCACGTCCGGTGCGGTGTGGAACACGAAGCCGTGGTAGCCGGGCGCCGTCTTGCGCTCGGTGCGGGCGAGCGCGTATTCCTCATGCGTGTCCGGATGCAGGAACACGGGGAAATCCTTGCCGACGGGCCGGAACCCCCTGGCGATCATGTCCTCGGGCGTGGCGCCGACGACGACCCAGTCGTGATCCTGCACGGGCAGGCCCAGCAGCTCATCGCGGACGGCGCCGCCGACGACGTACGCCTGCATCGTCATCAGTCCGGCAACTCGTCTTCGTGCAGCCCGGCGATTTCCGTTTCGGCCATCGCTTCCTCGACCCAGCGCGCGACGGCCGGGTGCGCGAGCACGCGCGCGCAATAGGCCTGCAGCGCGGGCGCCATGGCCACGCCGTAGGTCTGGAAGCGCGTGACGACGGGCGCGAAGAAGGCGTCGGCGATGGAAAAATCGCCGAACAGGAAGTTGTGGTGGCCGAAGCGGGACAGGCACTCTTCCCAGATCTCGCAGATGCGGCCGATGTCGGCCTGGGCCCCCGGCGTACGGCCACGGCCCGGCAGGCGCGCCTTGATGTTCATCGTCATCGCGGTGCGCAGGTCGCCGAAGCCGGAATGCATTTCGGCGACGACGGAACGCGCCAGCGCGCGGGCGGCCACGTCCTGCGGCCACATATGCTTCTCAGGAAATTGCTCGGCTACGTATTCGCAGATGGCGAGGCTGTCCCAGATCGTCATCTCGCCGGCCAGCAGCACGGGCACGCGGCCGGACGCCGAGTACTGCGCGATGTTGGTAGCCGTGTCCGGCTTGTCGAGCAGGACGCGTACTTCCGTGAACGGGATGCCGGCGGCGACGAGCGCCACCCACGGGCGCATCGACCACGAAGAGTAATTTTTGTTGCCGATGACCAGGGTCAGGCCAGCCTGGCGTGCGTTGTCGAGGGTCTGCGTCAATGTCGGGTCGAGTTCGAGAGTCTGCATGGTGTGGCGTGATCGTTGAAGGTCAGCGCCCGGCACGGGCGCGCAGGACGTCGAGTCCGCCGGGCGGCGCCAGGTACTGCGGCGCGACGGCCTCGAGCGCCGTGAGCTTGATTCCCAGCGCCGTTGTTGTCAAGACTTTATTGTCCCTGGACGGCTGGACGACGTTGTCCACCTTCATCGAATCGAGGTTGTCGCGCGTGATGACGGGCTCGCCCGGCAGCAGTTCGAAGAACATCGCCTGCAGCCGCGCGAGCGCGTCCGGCAGGGCGAT includes:
- a CDS encoding multifunctional CCA addition/repair protein, whose protein sequence is MQAYVVGGAVRDELLGLPVQDHDWVVVGATPEDMIARGFRPVGKDFPVFLHPDTHEEYALARTERKTAPGYHGFVFHTAPDVKLEDDLIRRDLTINAMARAEDGSIVDPYGGLQDLRDRVFRHVSPAFAEDPVRILRLARFAARFPDFTVADTTLALMRQMVEAGEVDALVPERVWQELARGLMEQKPSRMLAVLRDCGALARILPELDALWGVPQPPLHHPEVDTGVHMMLVIDYAAERGYDLPVRFAALMHDLGKGMTPPEHWPKHHGHEGMGPRLITELGKRLRVPTECRDLAVMTAREHGNVSRALELRPNTIVTLFERCDAFRKPDRFAQMLLASECDARGRGDEHHVMRSRDYPQAPYLLRALDAARAVNAGEVAARYPEHREKIPEAVHAARVSAVKAALGDVRD
- a CDS encoding glutathione S-transferase family protein yields the protein MQTLELDPTLTQTLDNARQAGLTLVIGNKNYSSWSMRPWVALVAAGIPFTEVRVLLDKPDTATNIAQYSASGRVPVLLAGEMTIWDSLAICEYVAEQFPEKHMWPQDVAARALARSVVAEMHSGFGDLRTAMTMNIKARLPGRGRTPGAQADIGRICEIWEECLSRFGHHNFLFGDFSIADAFFAPVVTRFQTYGVAMAPALQAYCARVLAHPAVARWVEEAMAETEIAGLHEDELPD